Proteins encoded in a region of the Desulfovibrio gilichinskyi genome:
- a CDS encoding Crp/Fnr family transcriptional regulator, translated as MGEVLYESGEVVTEIYFPTDSIVSMLYVMEDGASTEISMVGNEGFLGVSLFMGGGSTTSRSVVQSAGWAFSLPAQCFMDECNRHSQMTMLILLYLQSMITQMAQTAVCNRHHSIDQQLCRWLLLSLDRLSDDKLVMTQELIANMLGVRREGVTAAAGKLHKLGVIEYSRGHITVLDRPQLEALCCECYSVVKKETDRLLPYLPARQTS; from the coding sequence AACGGATTCTATTGTATCCATGCTCTACGTGATGGAGGATGGTGCCTCGACCGAGATATCGATGGTGGGTAACGAAGGATTCCTTGGCGTTTCCCTATTTATGGGCGGGGGAAGCACCACGAGTAGGTCCGTGGTTCAGAGTGCTGGCTGGGCTTTTTCGCTGCCGGCCCAGTGTTTCATGGACGAGTGCAATCGCCATTCCCAGATGACGATGCTGATACTGCTCTACCTCCAGTCTATGATCACGCAAATGGCTCAGACGGCGGTGTGCAACCGTCACCACTCTATTGACCAGCAGCTCTGCCGTTGGCTGTTGCTTTCGCTGGACCGTCTGTCAGACGACAAGCTGGTCATGACTCAGGAACTCATCGCCAACATGCTCGGCGTGCGCCGTGAAGGCGTCACCGCAGCCGCAGGCAAGCTGCACAAACTCGGCGTCATCGAATACAGCCGCGGGCACATCACCGTACTGGATCGGCCTCAGCTTGAGGCGTTGTGTTGTGAGTGCTACAGCGTGGTCAAGAAGGAGACCGACCGCCTGCTACCTTACCTTCCGGCACGGCAAACTTCCTAA
- a CDS encoding BON domain-containing protein — protein MKKTLLALSLVVMVLMFFVTANLYASTADDRIESSAKQTYVFKTFLKNDNIKVASSDGHVKLTGTVEEKSHLSLANDTVEGLPGVKSVDNQLTTKETDSSDSMDAWLITKVKFTLLFHKSVDTVGTNVTAENGIITLRGEADNLAQKKLTSEYAGDVDGVKSVNNMMTVSALSKDKSNNSSMIESVGDAVDDASITAMVKGTLLYNSSTSGLKTNVVTKDGVVTLKGKAKNNAEKDLAEKLANDVHGVKKVVNNITIN, from the coding sequence ATGAAAAAAACACTGCTTGCTCTGAGCCTGGTCGTGATGGTGTTGATGTTCTTTGTCACCGCCAACCTCTATGCTTCCACGGCTGATGACCGTATTGAGTCATCTGCCAAACAGACCTATGTGTTCAAAACCTTTCTCAAGAATGATAACATTAAAGTGGCATCCAGTGATGGCCACGTGAAGCTGACAGGAACCGTTGAAGAAAAATCGCACTTGTCTCTAGCCAATGATACTGTTGAGGGACTACCCGGTGTGAAAAGCGTAGATAACCAGTTGACGACGAAAGAGACGGATTCCTCTGACAGTATGGACGCATGGCTCATCACAAAAGTCAAATTCACCCTTTTATTTCACAAGAGCGTGGACACTGTCGGAACTAATGTCACAGCCGAAAACGGCATCATCACTTTACGCGGCGAAGCCGACAACCTCGCCCAGAAGAAGCTGACAAGCGAGTATGCTGGCGATGTCGATGGCGTCAAAAGTGTCAACAATATGATGACGGTATCTGCTTTATCAAAGGACAAGTCTAATAACTCATCCATGATTGAGTCCGTTGGAGACGCCGTTGACGATGCATCTATCACCGCCATGGTCAAGGGGACCCTGCTATATAATAGCTCGACCAGCGGACTGAAAACAAACGTCGTGACCAAGGACGGAGTAGTTACCCTGAAAGGTAAAGCCAAGAACAATGCCGAGAAAGATCTAGCAGAAAAGCTCGCTAATGACGTGCATGGCGTAAAGAAGGTCGTTAACAACATAACCATTAATTAA
- a CDS encoding DUF3309 family protein, whose amino-acid sequence MSLGGIILIVLVLMLLGVIPVWPHSRSWGYAPSSILGIITIVLVIMLFTGRL is encoded by the coding sequence ATGTCTCTTGGCGGAATAATACTGATCGTATTGGTGCTTATGCTTCTGGGAGTAATCCCCGTTTGGCCTCACAGCCGCTCATGGGGCTACGCCCCCAGCAGTATATTGGGGATTATCACAATTGTCCTCGTAATCATGCTTTTTACCGGCCGATTGTGA
- a CDS encoding CsbD family protein, producing the protein MKSSTVNKVKGKLHQASGKVKEVTGEAIDNNEMQIKGKSEIFEGKVQEKTGEIEQVADK; encoded by the coding sequence ATGAAATCGAGCACAGTAAATAAGGTCAAAGGCAAGCTGCATCAGGCTTCCGGCAAGGTGAAGGAAGTGACTGGCGAAGCCATCGATAATAACGAAATGCAGATTAAGGGTAAATCCGAGATTTTTGAAGGAAAGGTTCAGGAGAAAACCGGCGAGATCGAACAAGTCGCAGACAAATAG
- a CDS encoding DUF2795 domain-containing protein → MTITSKEHRTIKTKGSDMPGTGKLTGDQTDLLAGITTSLHGLGYPAMKDDILKQAQKNGADPTVISSIKNVSERHYTSSDDLLKEFDESR, encoded by the coding sequence ATGACTATTACCTCAAAAGAACATCGAACTATCAAAACTAAGGGCAGCGATATGCCCGGAACCGGCAAATTAACAGGGGATCAAACTGATTTATTGGCGGGCATAACCACGTCACTTCATGGCTTGGGCTACCCGGCAATGAAGGACGACATTCTTAAACAGGCCCAAAAAAACGGAGCGGATCCAACCGTGATCAGTTCAATCAAAAATGTGTCTGAGCGGCATTACACTAGCTCGGACGATCTCTTGAAGGAATTTGATGAAAGCCGTTAA
- a CDS encoding lmo0937 family membrane protein, which yields MLQTIAIVLIILWLLGVVSSYTIGGFIHILLVLAIIMIAIRVIQGRRI from the coding sequence ATGCTCCAAACAATCGCTATCGTTCTTATTATCCTTTGGCTTCTAGGCGTGGTTAGCTCCTACACCATAGGTGGATTCATCCACATACTCTTGGTCCTGGCTATCATAATGATCGCGATCCGAGTCATTCAGGGTCGACGGATTTAA
- a CDS encoding PAS domain S-box protein: MTDKLRLQAEELIKKDDSATKSSITLEEMQQLLHELRVHQIELELQNEELRRAQEELDAARARYFDLYDLAPVGYCTISEQGLILESNLTAATLLGMLRSEMVGQPWTKFIYKEDQDIYYRQRKDLFKKDVSADTAEFELRLVKKIGGEFWVHLTATTVQNAEKEPVCLLMMHDITERKQEEQFRKDVERIVHHDIKGPLINLFSLAQLVMEGSDEASLMKEFPQIILGIRQVIHLIEAAEPLRKMEKGEYTPAKTPIEIYQILEAVKNSLARLSSQKNVTIVLQTAADCSSADVWLCGEAFLFENIFMNLVKNAVEASSIGGCVTIAIRTELGKVNIAIHNSGTVPELIRDRFFEKYATMGKQAGTGLGTYSAQLITKAHGGQIRFTTSEAEGTTVIVELPLCDIQ; encoded by the coding sequence ATGACGGACAAGCTAAGACTACAAGCCGAAGAATTAATCAAGAAGGACGATTCTGCGACCAAGAGCTCAATTACACTTGAGGAAATGCAGCAATTGCTCCACGAGCTGCGGGTACATCAAATCGAACTGGAACTGCAGAATGAAGAATTGCGCCGGGCGCAGGAGGAACTGGACGCAGCACGGGCGCGCTACTTCGACCTCTATGATCTGGCTCCGGTCGGGTATTGCACAATCAGCGAACAGGGGCTGATTCTTGAGTCCAACCTTACTGCCGCGACGCTGCTCGGCATGCTCCGGAGTGAAATGGTCGGACAGCCTTGGACCAAATTTATTTATAAGGAAGACCAAGATATTTATTACAGGCAACGCAAAGATCTCTTCAAAAAAGACGTATCGGCGGATACGGCGGAGTTCGAGTTACGTCTGGTAAAAAAAATCGGTGGAGAATTTTGGGTGCATTTGACGGCTACCACCGTCCAGAATGCCGAAAAGGAGCCAGTCTGTCTTCTTATGATGCATGACATCACGGAGCGTAAGCAGGAAGAACAATTTCGCAAGGACGTTGAACGTATCGTTCATCACGACATCAAAGGACCACTTATCAATCTCTTTTCCTTGGCGCAGTTGGTAATGGAAGGTAGCGACGAGGCCTCTTTGATGAAGGAATTTCCGCAAATCATTCTTGGTATTAGGCAAGTTATCCATCTTATTGAGGCCGCAGAGCCTTTGCGAAAGATGGAAAAGGGAGAATATACTCCAGCTAAAACACCGATCGAAATTTACCAAATTCTTGAAGCCGTGAAGAATTCTCTGGCGAGACTGTCCTCACAGAAAAATGTAACCATTGTTCTCCAAACGGCGGCAGATTGCTCTTCTGCAGATGTGTGGTTGTGTGGTGAAGCTTTTCTCTTCGAAAACATATTTATGAACCTGGTGAAAAATGCGGTTGAGGCTTCATCTATAGGTGGATGTGTTACTATAGCCATCCGAACGGAACTCGGCAAGGTGAACATTGCCATCCACAATTCCGGTACTGTGCCTGAATTAATCAGGGACAGGTTCTTTGAAAAATATGCCACTATGGGCAAACAAGCCGGTACCGGCCTTGGAACATACAGCGCCCAGCTTATAACCAAGGCCCATGGTGGACAAATCAGGTTCACCACATCCGAGGCCGAAGGAACCACTGTTATCGTCGAGCTTCCTCTCTGCGACATTCAATAG
- a CDS encoding chemotaxis protein CheB: MTKKKDTANPSPRKDRPALIDETKTKPKKKFGTIFPIVGIGASAGGLAAFESFFSGMPADVDPGMSFVLVQHLAPDHKSLLTEIISRSTRMKVFEVEDGMEVLPNCAYIIPPNRDMTFLDGRLQLIEPVAPRGHRLPIDSFFKSLAQSLHESAIGIVLSGTGSDGTLGVRSIKEEGGMVIAQSPSSSEYNGMPLSAIATGLVDYELSPSEMPAHIIAYVSHVFSSPLQKPATPKHIAENSLQKICALLRAQTGHDFSMYKPSTIHRRIERRMAIHQIAMVDAYIQYLEQAPAEVEALFRDLLIGVTNFFRDPEVFNTFEKEVVPKLFAGKSEGSPIRIWSTGCSTGEEAYSIAILLQEYLEKTKQHFMVQIFATDINSKAIATARSGRYPASIVDDVTPERISRFFAIEDEGSVYRIRKKIRNMLIFSEQDMIKDPPFSKLDCIACRNLLIYIGGALQKKLIPLFHYALRPGGVLFLGTSETVGDFGDLFTAIDRNSKLYLRKENLNSRLPSTIDRFLPPLLQVESSPHRHVSVKRINPVQQPLRELTEQTLLKQFVTAGVLVNAHGDILYLHGRTGQYLEPAQGVSGINNIIKMAREGLHRELSTALHKAQSSSEIVRSLALRVKTNGHFTSVDLTICPVTANHAEFADQLYLVILKPTSQFECELMQKNGPLGVDEVVGGSGKEENMDVATLRQELLAKDEYLKSTIEELETSNEELKSSNEEMQSINEELQSSNEELETSKEELQSVNEELTTVNTELQNKLIDLSQANNDMSNLLSGTGIATIFVDNRLCIMRFTPAATRIINLIPVDIGRPVGHIVSKMVGYDSLIIDVQSVLETLLPKELEVQTTEGKWYTMRIQPYRTIENVIEGVVITFVDITEMKKSRELLQDAYDQLRLAGIARDSQDAITVLNTDGDILAWNPSAQRIFGWTEKEALTMNIQDMLPKDIQAQELEKIRLVAAGDIPVPYETSRKNKEGQTLPVWLTASFLADDAGHVYAMAVTQRTTMRKDNT; this comes from the coding sequence ATGACAAAGAAAAAAGATACAGCAAATCCTAGTCCGCGAAAGGATCGTCCCGCATTGATAGACGAGACAAAAACCAAGCCTAAAAAAAAGTTCGGAACAATCTTCCCAATTGTGGGAATTGGTGCCTCGGCTGGAGGCTTGGCGGCTTTCGAATCCTTTTTTTCCGGCATGCCTGCAGATGTAGATCCGGGAATGTCCTTTGTTCTGGTGCAGCATCTTGCCCCGGACCACAAGAGCCTGCTGACTGAAATTATTAGTCGCTCTACCCGTATGAAGGTCTTTGAGGTCGAAGACGGAATGGAAGTCTTGCCCAACTGTGCCTACATCATCCCTCCAAATCGCGATATGACCTTTCTGGATGGCAGACTCCAATTAATCGAACCTGTAGCCCCTCGGGGGCATCGATTGCCAATTGATTCTTTTTTCAAATCTCTAGCCCAGAGCCTACATGAATCGGCAATCGGCATCGTACTCTCTGGCACCGGCAGCGACGGCACCCTCGGCGTACGGTCCATTAAGGAAGAAGGGGGCATGGTTATTGCTCAAAGCCCCAGCTCCAGCGAATATAATGGCATGCCGCTCAGCGCCATTGCCACGGGTCTGGTAGATTACGAATTGTCACCGTCCGAGATGCCCGCTCATATCATCGCCTATGTGTCCCACGTCTTTAGCTCCCCCCTCCAGAAGCCGGCCACGCCGAAGCATATAGCCGAAAATTCATTACAAAAAATATGCGCCCTGCTACGCGCTCAGACTGGGCATGATTTTTCCATGTATAAACCAAGTACCATACATCGTCGTATCGAAAGACGCATGGCCATTCATCAGATCGCCATGGTGGATGCGTATATTCAATATTTGGAGCAGGCTCCGGCGGAAGTGGAAGCTCTTTTTCGCGATTTACTCATTGGCGTGACCAATTTTTTTCGCGATCCCGAGGTGTTTAATACGTTTGAGAAAGAGGTTGTCCCGAAACTTTTTGCCGGAAAGTCCGAGGGTTCCCCAATCCGGATTTGGTCGACGGGGTGCTCTACCGGAGAAGAAGCGTACTCCATCGCCATCCTCTTGCAAGAATATCTGGAAAAGACCAAGCAACATTTCATGGTGCAGATTTTTGCCACCGACATTAACAGTAAGGCTATAGCCACGGCCCGAAGCGGACGTTATCCAGCCAGCATCGTCGACGATGTTACGCCGGAACGTATCTCGCGGTTTTTTGCGATTGAGGACGAAGGCAGCGTTTACCGCATTCGCAAAAAGATCCGCAATATGCTGATATTCTCCGAACAGGACATGATCAAAGACCCGCCATTCTCCAAGTTGGACTGTATCGCCTGTCGGAATCTGCTTATATACATTGGAGGAGCGTTGCAGAAAAAGCTTATCCCACTCTTCCATTACGCATTGCGCCCGGGTGGGGTTCTCTTTTTGGGCACATCGGAAACAGTGGGTGATTTTGGAGACCTGTTCACAGCCATAGATCGCAACTCTAAGCTTTACCTGCGCAAAGAGAATCTGAACAGCAGGCTGCCTTCTACTATAGACCGTTTTCTGCCACCCCTGTTACAAGTGGAGTCATCCCCCCATCGGCATGTCTCCGTAAAAAGGATAAATCCAGTGCAACAGCCATTACGTGAATTGACTGAACAAACGCTGCTAAAACAATTCGTCACAGCAGGCGTATTGGTCAACGCTCATGGTGACATCCTTTATCTTCATGGTCGTACTGGACAGTATTTAGAGCCGGCGCAAGGCGTATCCGGAATCAACAACATTATCAAAATGGCCCGGGAAGGATTGCACCGGGAATTGAGTACGGCTTTGCACAAAGCCCAGTCATCAAGTGAAATCGTACGCAGTCTGGCTCTGCGAGTTAAAACCAATGGACACTTCACATCGGTTGACTTGACGATCTGTCCGGTGACGGCAAATCACGCCGAATTTGCAGACCAGCTTTATTTGGTCATATTGAAGCCGACGTCGCAATTCGAATGCGAGCTGATGCAAAAAAACGGACCTTTAGGTGTAGATGAAGTTGTGGGCGGATCAGGTAAAGAAGAAAATATGGATGTTGCTACGTTGCGGCAAGAGTTGTTGGCTAAGGATGAATATCTCAAGAGTACTATTGAGGAATTGGAAACATCCAATGAGGAACTCAAATCATCCAACGAGGAAATGCAATCCATAAACGAAGAGTTACAATCTTCGAACGAAGAGCTTGAAACTTCCAAAGAAGAATTACAATCAGTCAATGAAGAATTGACCACCGTCAATACCGAACTGCAAAATAAGCTGATCGATCTGTCGCAGGCTAACAATGATATGAGCAACTTGCTCTCCGGTACGGGTATTGCCACTATATTCGTAGACAATCGACTATGTATTATGCGCTTTACCCCGGCTGCCACCCGGATCATAAACTTGATCCCGGTTGATATTGGGCGGCCTGTTGGTCACATAGTCTCCAAGATGGTGGGCTATGACAGCTTGATTATTGACGTGCAATCGGTGCTGGAGACACTGCTCCCCAAGGAACTGGAAGTACAGACGACGGAAGGGAAATGGTACACGATGCGTATCCAACCTTACAGAACCATTGAGAATGTGATCGAGGGAGTGGTTATCACCTTTGTCGATATAACCGAAATGAAGAAGTCTCGCGAATTGCTGCAGGATGCCTATGACCAGCTTCGCTTGGCGGGAATTGCCCGGGATTCACAGGATGCTATTACCGTACTGAACACGGATGGGGATATTTTGGCATGGAACCCTTCAGCGCAGAGGATTTTCGGCTGGACCGAAAAAGAGGCGTTGACCATGAACATTCAAGACATGCTTCCAAAGGATATACAGGCGCAAGAATTGGAGAAGATCCGGCTGGTCGCTGCGGGTGACATACCGGTGCCATATGAGACAAGTCGCAAGAACAAGGAAGGACAGACTTTGCCGGTGTGGCTAACAGCCAGTTTTTTGGCCGATGATGCAGGTCATGTCTATGCCATGGCGGTCACTCAACGCACTACTATGAGAAAGGACAACACATGA